The nucleotide window TAAAGATGAAGAGGTAATTATTAATTATCCCTTGTCAATTATCAATTATTGAAGCCCACCTATAAACCTCTCTTAAATTTCGGGTTAATCTTGGATATACTCTTGTCCACTAATTAAAGCCATTTCAGCGCGGATAAATTCTCGTCCTAAATAACAAGCATGATCTAACATCGTAACGGGACAAGATGGGTTTTCAATAATTTTGACAGACAGTTCTTTTGCCGTTCTAGCGGTATATAAAGTTTCAGCCGTCCGTTCTACTTTGCCTTTGGCAGGGATCACTTTACCGGTTTCTGGATCGACCGCTAATCCCTGTTCATTAATAATATTAGTATAATGTTTGGCACAAATTAAATTAGCTTCTCGATCCAAATAAATAATAAAATATCCCCCTGGATCTAAATCAATATGACGTTTAGATAATTCGTTGTCAATGGTTGTAATGTTTTCTACTAATTGATTCATTCTAATTCAAATTTAACCGAGATTCAAAACACTTTTAATAATTGGGTAGCCTCTATTAATTCTTTTACCGCGTCTGCTGACCAATTTCCCTCAAAACGGCGGTCTTGATGGAGAATTAAGCGTAAAGAATAAGCATGAGGAAACCCTTCTACTTCCATCCAGAGTAAATCACTTTCGGCCTCACAAGCAATCCTCTCTGAGTCCATTAAGTGATCTTTCATCTGTTCCATCGTTTGGGCTAATTGATGTAATAACCGACAAAATTCATTTAATTCTGCTTCGGTTAATTCGATCGCCCAATCTTGGCTACCCACTAACCCTTTGTAAATCTCTGCTTGTGAGTCCCAACCGAGTCGCCATCCTTGGCCCTGTTTGAGTAACCGGTCTATCATGGTTAGGGACTCAGTAAATCGGCATCCCCTGGTCGAGAAAGAGGGGGTTTATTAGGACGGGTGGGAGGAGATGGGTTAGTTTGAGGAGTGGGACGAGTTGGAGTAGAGGGGGATTCGGGTGAGTTTGGCGAATTTGAGGGCTGTTCGAGATC belongs to Gloeothece citriformis PCC 7424 and includes:
- a CDS encoding DUF4346 domain-containing protein, with amino-acid sequence MNQLVENITTIDNELSKRHIDLDPGGYFIIYLDREANLICAKHYTNIINEQGLAVDPETGKVIPAKGKVERTAETLYTARTAKELSVKIIENPSCPVTMLDHACYLGREFIRAEMALISGQEYIQD
- a CDS encoding DUF1818 family protein, translated to MIDRLLKQGQGWRLGWDSQAEIYKGLVGSQDWAIELTEAELNEFCRLLHQLAQTMEQMKDHLMDSERIACEAESDLLWMEVEGFPHAYSLRLILHQDRRFEGNWSADAVKELIEATQLLKVF